One genomic region from Paroceanicella profunda encodes:
- a CDS encoding winged helix-turn-helix transcriptional regulator, translating into MDRGSPDEDWAEDCAPRRVLELFSTKWTTMILHTLQVRLGGQARAGVLHRSIPGISKKMLTQTLRDMEETGLIHREVHGTVPPAVDYSVTPLGRRFVGAIDLLYDWGRQNADALDALPPRRTSRRR; encoded by the coding sequence ATGGACAGAGGCTCCCCCGATGAGGACTGGGCCGAGGATTGCGCGCCGCGCCGCGTGCTGGAGCTGTTCTCGACCAAATGGACCACGATGATCCTGCACACGCTGCAGGTCCGCCTGGGCGGTCAGGCGCGGGCCGGGGTGTTGCACCGCTCCATTCCCGGCATTTCGAAAAAGATGCTCACCCAGACCCTGCGCGACATGGAGGAGACCGGCCTCATACACCGCGAGGTGCACGGCACGGTGCCGCCGGCGGTGGACTACTCGGTCACCCCGCTCGGCCGGCGCTTCGTCGGCGCCATCGACCTGCTCTATGACTGGGGCCGGCAGAACGCCGACGCCCTCGACGCCCTGCCCCCGCGCCGCACCTCCCGCCGCCGCTGA
- the hisD gene encoding histidinol dehydrogenase: MPTFLDTSADDFPTRFREFLATRRDVEDDADAAVAGILADVATRGDAAVIEYTARWDRLTLTPESLAFTAAEIDAAIAEVPAAEVEALALAAARIRAYHERQLPEDLRWTDPAGAELGWRWTPVSAAGLYVPGGLASYPSSVLMNAIPARVAGVERLVICAPTPDGKANPLVLLAARLAGVDTVYRIGGAQAIAALAYGTRSIAAVDKITGPGNAFVAAAKRRVFGRVGIDMIAGPSEILVIADGDTDPDWVALDLLSQAEHDESAQAILVTPDRGFATAVAAAVERRLETLERRAIAGASWRDFGAIITVADLAEAAAISDRIAPEHLEICTADPDAVAATIRHAGAIFLGAWTPEAIGDYVGGPNHVLPTSGSARFSSGLSVLDFMKRTTLARMTPGALAAIGPAAETLATSESLQAHGLSVRARLDRLNREPAP, translated from the coding sequence ATGCCGACCTTCCTCGACACCTCCGCCGATGATTTCCCCACCCGGTTCCGGGAGTTCCTCGCCACCCGGCGGGACGTGGAGGACGACGCGGACGCCGCCGTCGCCGGCATCCTCGCCGATGTCGCGACCCGGGGCGACGCGGCCGTCATCGAGTACACGGCCAGGTGGGACCGGCTCACCCTCACGCCGGAGAGCCTCGCCTTCACGGCCGCCGAAATCGACGCCGCCATCGCCGAGGTGCCCGCCGCGGAGGTCGAGGCGCTGGCCCTCGCCGCCGCGCGCATCCGCGCCTACCACGAGCGGCAGCTGCCCGAGGACCTGCGCTGGACGGACCCGGCCGGTGCCGAGCTGGGCTGGCGCTGGACCCCGGTTTCGGCCGCGGGGCTCTACGTGCCGGGCGGGCTCGCCTCCTACCCGTCCTCGGTGCTGATGAACGCCATCCCCGCCCGGGTGGCGGGCGTGGAGCGGCTGGTGATCTGCGCGCCCACGCCGGACGGGAAGGCCAACCCGCTGGTGCTGCTGGCCGCGCGCCTCGCCGGGGTCGACACCGTCTACCGCATCGGCGGGGCGCAGGCGATCGCCGCGCTGGCCTACGGCACGCGGAGCATCGCCGCGGTGGACAAGATCACCGGCCCGGGCAACGCCTTCGTCGCCGCCGCCAAGCGCCGGGTGTTCGGCCGGGTGGGCATCGACATGATCGCCGGCCCCTCGGAGATCCTCGTCATCGCCGATGGCGACACCGACCCGGACTGGGTGGCCCTCGACCTTCTGTCGCAGGCCGAACACGACGAAAGCGCCCAGGCCATCCTCGTCACCCCGGACAGGGGCTTCGCCACCGCGGTTGCCGCGGCGGTGGAGCGGCGGCTGGAGACACTGGAGCGCCGCGCCATCGCCGGCGCCTCCTGGCGCGACTTCGGCGCCATCATCACCGTGGCGGACCTCGCGGAGGCCGCCGCCATCTCCGACCGCATCGCCCCCGAGCACCTGGAGATCTGCACCGCGGACCCGGACGCGGTGGCCGCCACCATCCGCCACGCCGGCGCGATCTTCCTCGGCGCCTGGACGCCGGAGGCGATCGGAGACTATGTCGGCGGGCCCAACCACGTGCTGCCCACCTCCGGCTCGGCCCGCTTCTCCTCCGGCCTCTCGGTGCTCGACTTCATGAAGCGCACCACGCTGGCGCGGATGACGCCCGGCGCCCTCGCCGCCATCGGCCCCGCGGCCGAGACCCTCGCCACCTCCGAAAGCCTGCAGGCGCACGGGCTGTCCGTGCGGGCCCGGCTCGACCGGCTGAACCGGGAACCCGCCCCATGA
- a CDS encoding low molecular weight phosphatase family protein, which produces MAPRPHSVLFCCDYNAVRSPLAEGIMKSLYGREIYVQSAGVKHDIEVDGFAVTVASELGITLEKHRARSFDEMQEWGDDLGGYDLIVALSPAAQRHAQELTRYNAVEVEFWPVLDPTGLGENREDKLSAYRQTRDQILQHIRDRFG; this is translated from the coding sequence ATGGCGCCGCGGCCCCACTCGGTGCTCTTCTGCTGCGATTACAATGCCGTCCGCTCGCCGCTGGCCGAGGGCATCATGAAGAGCCTCTACGGCCGCGAGATCTACGTGCAGTCGGCGGGGGTGAAACACGACATCGAGGTGGACGGCTTCGCGGTCACCGTGGCCTCCGAACTGGGCATCACCCTGGAGAAGCACCGGGCGCGCAGCTTCGACGAGATGCAGGAATGGGGCGACGACCTGGGCGGCTACGACCTCATCGTCGCCCTCTCGCCCGCGGCCCAGCGGCACGCGCAGGAACTCACCCGCTACAACGCCGTGGAGGTGGAGTTCTGGCCGGTGCTGGACCCGACGGGGCTGGGCGAGAACCGCGAGGACAAGCTCTCCGCCTATCGCCAGACCCGCGACCAGATCCTCCAGCACATCCGCGACCGCTTCGGCTGA
- a CDS encoding UPF0262 family protein, whose product MSDRLIDIVLDDTGLSLPSPEVEQERRVAIYDLLEDNTFILPGDEGHGPYRLRLAVRERRLVFEIETEDGSRLGEFHLSLSPFRQVIKDYFQICESYFDAVKRLPAAQIEAIDMGRRGIHNEGSQILMERLEGKVGTDMPTARRLFTLICVLHYKG is encoded by the coding sequence ATGAGTGACCGCCTCATAGACATCGTGCTCGACGACACCGGCCTGTCGCTGCCCTCACCGGAAGTGGAGCAGGAGCGGCGCGTCGCGATCTACGACCTGCTGGAGGACAACACCTTCATCCTGCCGGGCGACGAGGGCCACGGCCCCTACCGCCTGCGCCTGGCGGTGCGCGAGCGCCGGCTGGTGTTCGAGATCGAGACCGAGGACGGCAGCCGCCTGGGGGAGTTCCACCTCTCCCTCAGCCCGTTCCGGCAGGTGATCAAGGACTACTTCCAGATCTGCGAAAGCTATTTCGACGCGGTCAAGCGCCTGCCCGCGGCGCAGATCGAGGCGATCGACATGGGCCGGCGCGGCATCCACAACGAGGGCTCGCAGATCCTGATGGAGCGCCTCGAGGGCAAGGTGGGCACCGACATGCCCACGGCGCGCCGGCTCTTCACCCTGATCTGCGTCCTCCACTACAAGGGCTGA